From the Hymenobacter yonginensis genome, one window contains:
- the ispG gene encoding (E)-4-hydroxy-3-methylbut-2-enyl-diphosphate synthase, which produces MNKTYCPSLTEYKRRLSREVKIGDLPMGGLNPIRVQSMTTVDTMDTLGSVEQTLRMVEAGCEYVRITAPSVKEAQNLLEIKKELRKRGCTVPLIADIHFTPNAAELAARIVEKVRVNPGNYADKKKFEVIEYTDSSYAAEVERIRERFRPLVQICKQYGTAMRIGTNHGSLSDRILSRYGDTPLGMVESALEFLRLCEEENYYDVVLSMKASNTQVMVQAYRLLVQKLDEEGLQPYPLHLGVTEAGEAEDGRIKSAVGIGTLLEDGLGDTVRVSLTEAPEAEAPVAKALIDRYTNRAQEAKRIPPVVSSSLSVVSENDAPNELTTDNQQLTTTIPIDPFQYHRRVTREVLNLGGQNVPRVMADLSRLPGLEYADLRAVGHLYSAFLDKFQMNDLGADYVYSGQRPIPFMLPNGLKEVVDYTAWLDAGQRSDHYPLLTAEEYAAAGPRHPELNFVRHTLASLTPAALPLLRADATAVLLLRTDNAHAMPEIRRAFFELLNHAVPNPVIIQRQYPALTPEQTQLYAATDVGGLLLDGLGDGVLLSTELLPEHSKEEWLTTLDQLNQLSFGILQAARTRMSKTEYISCPSCGRTLFDLQETTAMIRKRTDHLKGVKIGIMGCIVNGPGEMADADYGYVGVGKGKIALYRGQEVIKKSVPEERAVDELIELMREDGRWLEPVLLEEPVVG; this is translated from the coding sequence ATGAACAAGACGTATTGCCCCAGCCTCACCGAATACAAGCGCCGCCTCAGCCGGGAAGTAAAAATCGGCGACCTGCCAATGGGCGGGCTCAACCCCATCCGGGTGCAGAGCATGACCACCGTGGACACCATGGACACGCTGGGCTCGGTGGAGCAGACGCTGCGCATGGTGGAAGCCGGCTGCGAGTACGTGCGCATCACGGCCCCCAGCGTGAAGGAGGCCCAGAACCTGCTCGAAATCAAGAAGGAGCTGCGCAAGCGCGGCTGCACTGTGCCGCTCATTGCCGACATCCACTTCACGCCCAACGCCGCCGAGCTGGCCGCCCGCATCGTGGAGAAAGTGCGCGTGAACCCCGGCAACTACGCCGATAAGAAGAAGTTCGAAGTCATTGAGTACACCGACAGCAGCTACGCCGCCGAGGTGGAGCGCATCCGGGAGCGGTTCCGCCCGCTGGTGCAGATCTGCAAGCAGTACGGCACGGCCATGCGCATCGGCACCAACCACGGCTCTTTGTCCGACCGGATTCTGAGCCGCTACGGCGATACGCCGCTGGGCATGGTGGAGTCGGCGCTGGAATTTCTGCGCCTCTGCGAGGAGGAAAACTACTACGACGTGGTGCTGAGCATGAAGGCCAGCAATACCCAAGTGATGGTGCAGGCCTACCGCCTGCTGGTGCAGAAGCTCGATGAGGAGGGCCTGCAGCCTTACCCGCTGCACCTGGGCGTAACGGAAGCCGGCGAGGCCGAAGACGGCCGCATCAAATCGGCCGTGGGCATCGGCACGCTGCTCGAAGACGGCCTGGGCGACACCGTGCGCGTGTCCCTCACCGAAGCCCCCGAAGCCGAAGCCCCCGTAGCCAAGGCGTTGATTGATAGGTATACGAACCGGGCGCAGGAGGCTAAGCGTATTCCTCCAGTTGTTAGTTCTTCGTTGTCAGTTGTCAGTGAGAATGACGCTCCAAACGAACTGACAACTGACAACCAACAACTAACAACTACTATTCCCATCGACCCTTTCCAGTACCACCGCCGCGTAACGCGAGAGGTGCTGAACCTGGGCGGGCAGAACGTGCCGCGCGTCATGGCCGACCTTTCGCGGCTGCCCGGCCTGGAATACGCTGATTTGCGCGCCGTGGGGCATCTGTATTCGGCGTTCCTGGATAAGTTTCAAATGAACGACCTGGGAGCCGACTACGTGTACTCGGGCCAGCGGCCCATTCCGTTCATGCTGCCCAACGGCCTGAAGGAAGTGGTGGACTACACCGCCTGGCTCGACGCCGGCCAGCGCTCCGACCACTACCCGCTGCTCACGGCCGAAGAGTACGCCGCGGCCGGTCCGCGCCACCCCGAGCTGAACTTCGTGCGCCACACCTTGGCCTCGCTCACGCCCGCCGCCCTGCCGCTGCTGCGCGCCGATGCCACGGCCGTGCTGCTGCTGCGCACCGACAACGCCCACGCCATGCCCGAAATCCGCCGGGCGTTCTTTGAGCTGCTGAACCACGCGGTGCCCAACCCCGTCATCATCCAGCGCCAGTACCCGGCCCTCACGCCCGAGCAAACCCAGCTCTACGCCGCCACCGACGTGGGCGGCCTGCTCCTCGACGGCCTCGGCGACGGGGTGCTGCTGAGCACCGAGCTGCTGCCCGAGCATTCGAAGGAGGAGTGGCTCACCACGCTCGACCAGCTCAACCAGCTCAGCTTCGGCATTCTGCAGGCGGCCCGCACCCGCATGAGCAAAACCGAGTACATCAGCTGCCCCAGCTGCGGCCGTACCCTGTTCGATCTGCAGGAAACCACCGCCATGATCCGTAAGCGCACCGACCACCTGAAGGGTGTGAAAATCGGTATCATGGGCTGCATCGTGAACGGCCCCGGCGAAATGGCCGACGCCGACTACGGCTACGTGGGTGTGGGCAAAGGCAAAATTGCCCTCTACCGCGGCCAGGAAGTCATCAAGAAATCCGTCCCCGAAGAACGCGCCGTAGACGAACTCATCGAACTCATGCGTGAAGACGGCCGCTGGCTGGAACCCGTGCTGCTGGAAGAGCCGGTGGTGGGGTAG
- a CDS encoding lactonase family protein, with protein sequence MTDFTTSRRHFLKLTGLTLVGLPLGLSGCAAALTGRSRPDYLVYVGTYAKAEADSIFLYRLNATTGALTRLRAEKGGPNPTYIALDTKRQHLYAANEVDEFQGAKSGFVSAFAIDRRTGGLMLLNQQLSGGGGPCYVSIAGSNQATLVANYGGGSVSLLPLAPDGKLQPSAATAQYRGSGPVKNRQGEPHAHCILPDPANRFAFAVDLGTDQVLGYQLAANGSQWTPLPAPAFTTQPGAGPRHLTFHPNGCWAFLINELACSITALTYDTTAGTFRELHTVPTLPAGFTAPNTCADIHVHPNGRFVYATNRGHDSLAVFAIAPDSGRLTLVEHVSTQGKTPRNFAIDPSGAILLVANQNSNNIATYTINAQTGRLTPTGVVVEVPAPVCLQVVPDFLA encoded by the coding sequence ATGACCGATTTCACTACGTCCCGCCGCCATTTTCTGAAGCTCACGGGCCTTACGCTGGTGGGTTTGCCGCTGGGCCTCTCCGGCTGCGCTGCCGCCCTCACAGGCCGCAGCCGCCCCGACTATCTGGTGTACGTGGGCACCTACGCCAAGGCAGAGGCCGACAGCATCTTCCTCTACCGCCTAAACGCCACCACCGGGGCCCTCACCCGCCTGCGGGCCGAAAAAGGCGGCCCCAACCCAACTTATATAGCCCTTGATACCAAGCGCCAGCATCTCTACGCTGCCAATGAGGTCGACGAGTTTCAGGGCGCAAAAAGCGGCTTCGTCAGCGCCTTTGCCATCGACCGGCGCACGGGTGGCCTCATGCTGCTCAACCAGCAGCTGTCGGGCGGCGGTGGCCCCTGCTACGTCAGCATAGCCGGCAGCAACCAGGCAACGCTGGTGGCCAACTACGGCGGCGGCAGCGTGAGCCTGCTGCCTCTCGCCCCGGATGGCAAGCTACAGCCATCGGCCGCCACTGCCCAGTACCGCGGCTCGGGGCCCGTTAAAAACCGCCAGGGCGAGCCCCACGCTCACTGCATCCTCCCCGACCCCGCCAACCGTTTCGCCTTTGCCGTGGACCTGGGCACCGACCAGGTGCTGGGCTACCAGTTGGCGGCCAATGGTAGCCAGTGGACGCCGCTGCCGGCCCCGGCCTTCACCACTCAGCCAGGCGCCGGGCCGCGCCACCTCACGTTTCACCCCAACGGCTGCTGGGCTTTCCTCATCAATGAGCTGGCCTGCAGCATCACGGCCCTGACCTACGACACCACGGCCGGCACGTTCCGGGAGCTGCACACCGTGCCGACGCTGCCGGCCGGCTTCACGGCCCCCAACACCTGCGCCGACATCCACGTGCACCCCAACGGCCGCTTTGTGTACGCCACCAACCGTGGCCACGACAGCCTGGCCGTATTTGCCATAGCCCCCGACTCCGGCCGCCTGACGCTGGTAGAACACGTGAGCACCCAGGGCAAAACGCCCCGCAACTTCGCCATCGACCCCAGCGGCGCCATTCTGCTGGTAGCCAACCAGAACTCCAACAATATCGCCACCTACACCATCAATGCGCAAACGGGCCGGCTGACGCCTACAGGCGTGGTGGTGGAAGTGCCCGCGCCCGTCTGCCTGCAGGTGGTGCCGGATTTTCTGGCGTAG
- a CDS encoding NAD(P)H-binding protein, with the protein MLTALLIGATGLVGDYTLRQLLSDTRFDRIKVFTRRPTGYHNPERLEEHLVDFDQPQQWQHLLTGDVLFSALGTTLGQAGSTAGQYKVDYTYQFQTAEAAAQNGVATYVLVSSASADPEAFVFYTRMKGELERAIKRLPFQRIRIIQPGMLAGSRHTPRLSERIALPLADLIARVPGLQQYRPIHGREVAQAMINAALDTKPGVQTDALEGVFRRANQQ; encoded by the coding sequence ATGCTTACCGCTTTACTTATCGGGGCTACCGGACTGGTCGGCGACTATACGCTGCGCCAGTTGCTCTCCGATACCCGTTTTGACCGTATCAAAGTTTTTACCCGCCGGCCAACCGGTTACCACAATCCCGAACGGCTGGAAGAACACCTCGTGGACTTCGACCAGCCACAGCAGTGGCAGCACCTGCTCACCGGCGACGTGCTGTTTTCGGCCCTGGGCACCACCCTGGGCCAGGCCGGCAGCACGGCCGGGCAGTATAAGGTAGACTATACCTACCAGTTCCAGACCGCGGAAGCCGCGGCGCAGAACGGCGTGGCCACCTACGTGCTGGTGTCGTCGGCGTCGGCCGATCCGGAGGCTTTCGTGTTTTACACCCGCATGAAGGGCGAGCTGGAGCGCGCCATCAAGCGGCTGCCTTTCCAGCGAATTCGCATCATTCAGCCCGGGATGCTGGCCGGCAGCCGCCACACGCCCCGCCTGTCGGAGCGCATTGCGCTGCCCCTTGCTGATCTGATAGCCCGGGTGCCCGGCCTGCAGCAGTACCGCCCCATCCACGGCCGCGAGGTGGCCCAAGCCATGATCAACGCTGCCCTGGACACCAAGCCCGGCGTGCAGACCGATGCGCTGGAGGGCGTATTCCGGCGCGCCAACCAACAGTAG
- a CDS encoding NAD(P)H-quinone oxidoreductase: protein MKAIVITQAGGPEVLELQEQPRPVPAAHEVLIRVHAAGVNRPDVLLRQGKYAGSGDVAGTVPGLEIAGVVEQCGAAAARWHPGDRVCALLAAGGYAEYAVVDARHCLSVPAGWEFAAAAALPETVFTVWHNVFQRGQLQSGERLLVHGGSSGIGTTAVQLATALGSSVAVTVGSEAKAEAVRQLGADLVVNYKEQDFEEAVQAAGGADVVLDMIGGDYTAKNLRLLRDDGRLVFINAMQGGNAEFNALEVMRRRLTITGSTLRPRSADFKAALAAEVERHVWPLLAAGKMKPLLHHTFPLAEAAAAHEMLESSAHIGKLVLLVVE from the coding sequence ATGAAAGCCATTGTTATTACCCAGGCCGGCGGCCCCGAGGTGCTGGAGTTGCAGGAGCAGCCCCGGCCGGTGCCGGCCGCCCATGAAGTGCTGATCCGGGTGCACGCGGCCGGCGTCAACCGGCCCGACGTGCTGCTGCGGCAGGGCAAATATGCCGGCTCCGGCGACGTGGCCGGAACCGTACCGGGCCTGGAAATAGCTGGGGTAGTGGAGCAGTGCGGCGCTGCCGCCGCCCGCTGGCATCCCGGCGACCGGGTGTGCGCGCTGCTGGCCGCCGGCGGCTACGCCGAGTACGCCGTAGTGGATGCCCGCCACTGCCTGTCGGTGCCGGCTGGTTGGGAATTCGCGGCGGCGGCGGCGCTGCCCGAAACGGTGTTTACGGTCTGGCACAACGTGTTTCAGCGGGGGCAGCTGCAGTCCGGCGAGCGGCTGCTGGTGCACGGCGGCAGCAGCGGCATTGGCACCACGGCCGTGCAGCTGGCTACGGCCCTGGGTAGTTCGGTAGCAGTCACGGTGGGCAGCGAGGCCAAGGCTGAGGCCGTACGCCAGCTTGGGGCCGATCTGGTCGTCAACTACAAAGAGCAGGATTTTGAGGAAGCGGTGCAGGCCGCCGGTGGCGCCGATGTGGTGCTGGACATGATTGGCGGCGACTACACGGCCAAAAACCTGCGTTTGCTGCGCGACGACGGCCGCCTCGTGTTCATCAATGCCATGCAGGGCGGTAATGCCGAGTTCAACGCGCTGGAGGTGATGCGCCGCCGCCTGACCATTACGGGTAGCACGCTGCGGCCCCGCTCCGCCGACTTCAAGGCCGCGCTGGCGGCCGAGGTGGAGCGCCATGTGTGGCCGCTGCTGGCGGCCGGCAAAATGAAGCCGCTACTGCACCACACCTTTCCGCTGGCTGAGGCTGCTGCCGCGCACGAAATGCTGGAAAGCAGCGCCCACATTGGCAAGCTGGTGCTGCTGGTAGTGGAATAA